The DNA region TCCAGCGCCTCTTACTGGGTTCCGTGGCGGAAAAGGTCGTGCGCTCCTCGCCGGTGCCCGTCCTTACCGTGCGCCCCGCCGAGGCATGACAAACGGCCAGGGAGATGGCCAAGGAGAAGAGACCATGGACAAGAAGCCCAGCCACTTCACGCGCATGATGGAAAAGTATCCTCGTTACATGAAAGCCCACGAAGACCTGGGCAAGGCCGTGAAGGAGTCCGGTCCCCTGGACGAGGTCACCCTGAACCTTGTCCAGCTCGCCGCGGCGGTCGCCGCCGGCAGCGAAGGCGCCGTGCACAGCCACACCCGCCGGGCCCGTGGCCTGGGCGTCTCCGAGGAGGCCATCTGCCACGCCATCCTGGCCTGCACGTCCACTGTCGGCTTTCCGGCCGTCAGCGCCGCGCTCTCCTGGGTCGGCCATCCTTCCGAGGAGGAAGACTGATGCGTTTTCGCCAGCTCCTTTCTTGCTGCGCCCGGGTTCTGCCCGCAGTCCTTGTTTTCGCCGTGCTCGCCGCGGTGCCGGCCTTGGCCGAGTCGCTCGGCGATCAGGATAAAGTCATCAGCGAGGGCATGAAGCTCCAGGACGTTCAGCTGCCTCCGGCTTTGGATGCAGATGCGCGCTACCTCGGCGTGCCCGCCGGGGAACCGTTCGCGCTCTCGGACATCAAGACCGACTACCTGCTTCTCCAGGTCTTTTCCATGTACTGCCCGCACTGCCAGCGCGAAGCGCCGCTGATGAAGGAGCTCTTTGACAAGATCAAGGCGTCCGGCAAGGCGGACACGCTCAAGATCATCGGTCTGGGCGTGGGCAACTCCGATTACGAGGTTGGGTTCTTCAAGGACCAGTACGCGCTGGACTTTCCGCTGTTCCCGGACCCGGACTACAGGGCCTACGATTACGTGGGCGTCGTGGGTACGCCGTTCTACGTGCTCGTCAAGCTGAGCAAGAACGGCGGGCACCAGGTTCTTTTCACGCAGGAAGGCACCTTCGAGGATGTTACCGCCTTTTACTCCCTGCTGCTGGAGAAATCCGACCTGAAATAAGCCCTTCACTTTTTCCCGTTACATATATACAAGGCTGCCTATTGCGATTGCACGGGCAGCCTTGTTTTTTTCCGCATTACTCCCCCGAAACGCAATTCTTGTCTTCCACTTTTATATTGAATAATCACTTTGAAGTCCCTCCTCACCAGGGGGCCTTCTGTTGTACATATTGGTAGCTATTTGAAATCGCATTACTTCAGCAAAGCGCAGGTTCCCCCATGCTCAGACGCTTCTCCATTCATCTCCGTATCCTGTTCGTCATCAGCCTGATGGTCATCTTTGTTCTTGGCGTCACTCTCGCCTTCCTTTCCAACTCGCGCACGATACGCGAGATAAGCTTGGAGGAGGTGAACGATCTGATGCTGAACGCGCAGAGGGATAAGCTTCAGATAGCCACACACACCGTTGCTGTAATGTTGGGCCAGGCGCTCAAAAACGTTCCTCCCGAGAGCCGCATCGATATCATCAAGGATCTCACGGCCGATATACGCTTCGAAGCCGACGAGTCCGGCTACTACTTCGTCTACAAGGGCACCACGGCCCTGTCCGTCCCGGCCAAGACCTCTGTGGAGGGCACGGACATCAGCGGCGCCAAGGACGTCAACGGCGTCTTCTACGTCAAGGGGCTGGCCGAGAAGGCACACCAGGGCGGCGGTTTCATCCAGTACATTTTTCAGAAGCCAGGCGCGGGCGAGCAGCCCAAGCTCGCCTACTCCGAGATGATTCCCGGCACAGACCTGTGGGTGGGCACCGGTGTGTACATCGACAACATCCAGGCGGCCCAGACCCAGGTGGCCAACCGCATCAACGAAGTCGTGTCCTCGAACGTGACGTGGATCGTCGCCGTGATCGCTGCGATCTTCGTACTTATCGTGCTGCCGCTGGCCCTGCTCATCTCCCGCAGCATCAGCAAGCCCCTGGGCGCGGCCACGGCGGCTGCCGGTGAGATAGCCGGCGGCAACTTCGACGTCACGCTGACCGCCACCGGCCATGACGAGGTGACCCGGCTGGAGCAGGCCCTGAGCACCATGGGCGCCACCCTGCGCACCAACATCACCGAGATCGAGGCCAAGTCGGCCGAGGCCGAGGAAAAAGCCCGCGCCGCCGAGGTCGCCAAGGCCGAGGCCGAGGAGGCGCGACTGCGAGCGGAGTCCGCCATGTCCGAAGGCATGCTCCAGGCGGCGCAGCGGCTGGACGAGGTCGTGCGCAACATCTCGGCCGCCAGCGAGGAGATCTCCGCCCACGCCGACGAGATCAACAGCGGAACCCAGCACCAACGCGAACGCATCGAGACCACGGCCATGGAAGAGATGAACGCTACCGTGCTGGAGGTGGCGCGCAACGCCTCCGACGCCGCGATGCAGGGCGAGACCGTAAAGTCCCAGGCCCAGGAGGGCGCCGACGTGGTGCGCGGCTCCATCCGCGCCATGGACGCCACCCGCACCCAGGCCGGAAGCCTGCAGGAGTCCATGAAGGCCCTGGAGGATCAGGCCGCGTCAATCGGCCAGATCATGAATGTCATCACCGACATAGCCGATCAGACAAACCTGCTGGCTCTGAACGCGGCCATCGAAGCGGCGCGCGCCGGCGAGGCCGGTCGGGGGTTCGCCGTGGTCGCGGACGAGGTGCGCAAGCTGGCCGAAAAGACCATGACCGCCACCAAGGAGGTGGGCGACTCCATAGCCGCCATCCAGCGCGTAGCGGACGAGAACGTTCAGGCCATGGACACGGCTGTGTCCGAGCTGGAAACGGCCACCGAGCACTCCCACCGCTCCGGCGAGGCGCTGGAGCAGATCGTGTCCGGCACCGAGCACAGCGCCGAGCAG from Oceanidesulfovibrio marinus includes:
- a CDS encoding peroxiredoxin family protein gives rise to the protein MRFRQLLSCCARVLPAVLVFAVLAAVPALAESLGDQDKVISEGMKLQDVQLPPALDADARYLGVPAGEPFALSDIKTDYLLLQVFSMYCPHCQREAPLMKELFDKIKASGKADTLKIIGLGVGNSDYEVGFFKDQYALDFPLFPDPDYRAYDYVGVVGTPFYVLVKLSKNGGHQVLFTQEGTFEDVTAFYSLLLEKSDLK
- a CDS encoding methyl-accepting chemotaxis protein, giving the protein MLRRFSIHLRILFVISLMVIFVLGVTLAFLSNSRTIREISLEEVNDLMLNAQRDKLQIATHTVAVMLGQALKNVPPESRIDIIKDLTADIRFEADESGYYFVYKGTTALSVPAKTSVEGTDISGAKDVNGVFYVKGLAEKAHQGGGFIQYIFQKPGAGEQPKLAYSEMIPGTDLWVGTGVYIDNIQAAQTQVANRINEVVSSNVTWIVAVIAAIFVLIVLPLALLISRSISKPLGAATAAAGEIAGGNFDVTLTATGHDEVTRLEQALSTMGATLRTNITEIEAKSAEAEEKARAAEVAKAEAEEARLRAESAMSEGMLQAAQRLDEVVRNISAASEEISAHADEINSGTQHQRERIETTAMEEMNATVLEVARNASDAAMQGETVKSQAQEGADVVRGSIRAMDATRTQAGSLQESMKALEDQAASIGQIMNVITDIADQTNLLALNAAIEAARAGEAGRGFAVVADEVRKLAEKTMTATKEVGDSIAAIQRVADENVQAMDTAVSELETATEHSHRSGEALEQIVSGTEHSAEQIRSIATAAEQQSAASDEINQSIEEISNIAAETARGVAETTDALSQLASQAAALQNLIEELKTDAGR
- a CDS encoding carboxymuconolactone decarboxylase family protein, translating into MDKKPSHFTRMMEKYPRYMKAHEDLGKAVKESGPLDEVTLNLVQLAAAVAAGSEGAVHSHTRRARGLGVSEEAICHAILACTSTVGFPAVSAALSWVGHPSEEED